One segment of Deltaproteobacteria bacterium RBG_16_64_85 DNA contains the following:
- a CDS encoding threonine ammonia-lyase produces the protein MDFGRKDVLAARERVYRLAYSTPLVEEDPLSERFGGKVLSKLENLQGSGSFKIRGAASKVLSLDPEKVRGVIAASAGNHARGVARAARLAGIPATLVMPVWAPVSKSAAAQREGGESTRIILHGETFEEASRHALALAKESGFAVVHPFDDPLVIAGQGTLGLELLDAGGIPGTIYVPVGGGGLLAGIGAAVKEKHPEAELVAVQAEGASSLLPSLEAGRPVACPQVRTIADGIAVAGMSERTFEAARRYADEAVTVEDEEIAAAILYALEEMKTTLEGAGAAPLAALLYKRPPKKFPAVMVLSGGNIDVNFLAQITERGLFRSGRLVRLRFLVMDRPGSLAALLAAVARERSNVVSIEHDRLPPDCPPGSSAVVLLLETRDRAHGEELAARLSDQGFRQTNGLPKMPFAWPTPR, from the coding sequence ATGGATTTCGGGCGCAAGGACGTGCTGGCGGCACGGGAGCGGGTCTACCGGCTGGCGTACTCCACCCCCCTGGTCGAGGAGGACCCCCTGTCGGAGAGATTCGGCGGGAAGGTCCTCTCCAAGCTCGAGAATCTCCAGGGTTCCGGTTCGTTCAAGATCCGGGGGGCTGCGAGCAAGGTCCTCTCCCTCGATCCCGAAAAGGTGCGGGGGGTGATCGCCGCCAGCGCGGGGAACCACGCCCGCGGCGTCGCTCGCGCGGCCCGCCTGGCCGGAATCCCGGCCACCCTGGTGATGCCCGTCTGGGCCCCGGTCTCCAAGTCGGCGGCCGCACAGCGGGAAGGCGGGGAGAGCACGCGGATCATCCTTCACGGGGAAACGTTCGAAGAGGCCTCCCGGCATGCGCTCGCTCTGGCGAAGGAGTCCGGGTTCGCCGTCGTCCATCCCTTCGACGACCCGCTGGTGATCGCCGGGCAGGGGACGCTCGGGCTGGAACTCCTCGATGCGGGAGGCATTCCGGGGACGATCTACGTTCCGGTGGGAGGCGGAGGGCTGCTGGCAGGCATCGGGGCGGCCGTGAAGGAGAAGCACCCGGAGGCGGAACTGGTGGCGGTCCAGGCGGAAGGGGCATCCTCATTATTGCCGTCGCTCGAGGCCGGGCGGCCCGTGGCCTGCCCGCAGGTGCGCACGATCGCCGACGGCATCGCGGTGGCCGGGATGAGCGAACGCACGTTCGAAGCGGCACGCCGGTATGCGGACGAAGCCGTCACCGTGGAAGACGAGGAGATCGCCGCGGCCATCCTCTACGCCCTGGAGGAGATGAAGACCACGCTGGAAGGCGCCGGGGCGGCACCGCTGGCCGCCCTCCTCTACAAGCGCCCTCCGAAGAAGTTCCCCGCCGTGATGGTGCTCTCCGGGGGGAATATCGATGTGAATTTCCTGGCGCAGATCACGGAGCGGGGCCTATTCCGATCGGGGAGACTCGTACGACTGCGGTTCCTGGTGATGGACCGCCCGGGCTCGCTGGCAGCGCTCCTTGCCGCGGTCGCCCGAGAGCGCTCCAACGTGGTGAGCATCGAGCACGACCGGCTGCCGCCCGATTGTCCTCCGGGATCCTCCGCCGTGGTCCTTCTCCTCGAGACCCGCGACCGCGCCCACGGGGAGGAGCTTGCAGCCCGCCTAAGCGATCAAGGGTTCCGGCAAACGAACGGATTGCCAAAGATGCCTTTTGCTTGGCCAACTCCGCGATGA
- a CDS encoding Mn transporter: protein MPLRFRRPDKKKLLAFLTILGPGIITASVDNDAGGIATYSIAGAHYGYSLLWTLIPITVALIVVQEMVARMGVVTGKTLADLIREKFGVRLTFFLLSALLIANLGNTVAEFAGWAAALEIFGISRYLSVPIGAIAVWFLVVKGTYRVVEKIFLIAATIYFTYAVSAWLGHPPWGTVALNLVTPYIRMDGAYIMLLIGMVGTTIAPWMQFYLQSAVVEKNIQVEDYKYCRADVIVGCFVTDIVALSIIVACGATLFTAGIRITDAKDAALALSPLAGKYASVLFAVGLANASLFAASILPLATAYSVCEGMGWESGIDKNFRTAPHFFWLYTGLIVAGAILVLYPSAPLILIMYLSQVANGILLPLVLIYMLKLINDRELMGDYVNSKSFNRIAWTTTVVMIVLTGLLVIVTLFPGLPGLIGL from the coding sequence ATTCCGTTGCGTTTCCGGAGGCCCGACAAAAAGAAGCTGCTCGCCTTCCTGACCATTCTGGGACCCGGGATCATTACCGCATCGGTGGACAACGACGCCGGCGGGATCGCCACCTATTCGATCGCGGGAGCGCATTACGGCTACTCCCTGCTATGGACGCTCATTCCCATCACCGTCGCCCTCATCGTCGTGCAGGAAATGGTGGCGCGGATGGGAGTCGTCACCGGCAAGACGCTTGCAGACCTCATTCGGGAGAAGTTCGGCGTCCGGCTGACGTTTTTCCTCCTCTCCGCGCTCCTGATCGCCAACCTCGGCAATACGGTGGCGGAGTTCGCCGGGTGGGCGGCCGCGCTGGAGATCTTCGGGATCAGCCGGTACCTCTCCGTGCCGATCGGAGCCATTGCGGTCTGGTTCCTCGTCGTCAAGGGAACGTACCGGGTCGTGGAAAAGATCTTTCTCATCGCGGCCACGATCTATTTCACCTACGCCGTCTCGGCCTGGCTGGGCCATCCTCCATGGGGGACGGTGGCCCTGAATCTGGTCACGCCTTACATCCGTATGGACGGGGCGTACATCATGCTCCTCATCGGGATGGTGGGGACTACGATCGCGCCCTGGATGCAGTTTTACCTGCAGTCGGCCGTCGTAGAGAAGAATATCCAGGTGGAGGATTACAAATACTGCCGTGCGGATGTGATCGTCGGCTGTTTCGTGACGGACATCGTGGCCCTTTCCATCATCGTCGCCTGCGGGGCAACCCTGTTCACCGCCGGTATCCGGATCACGGATGCGAAGGACGCCGCGCTCGCGCTTTCTCCTCTCGCGGGAAAGTATGCGTCGGTCCTGTTCGCCGTCGGCCTTGCCAACGCCTCCCTGTTCGCTGCTTCCATCCTGCCGCTGGCGACGGCCTACTCGGTCTGCGAGGGGATGGGCTGGGAGTCCGGCATCGACAAGAATTTCCGGACCGCGCCGCACTTCTTCTGGCTGTATACGGGACTGATCGTCGCGGGAGCGATCCTGGTGTTGTATCCGTCCGCCCCCCTCATCCTCATCATGTACCTGTCCCAGGTGGCCAACGGCATTCTCCTTCCGCTCGTCCTCATCTACATGCTGAAGCTGATCAACGACAGGGAACTGATGGGGGATTACGTCAACTCGAAATCGTTCAACCGCATCGCGTGGACGACCACGGTCGTCATGATCGTTCTAACTGGACTGCTCGTGATCGTCACGCTTTTCCCGGGCCTGCCCGGGCTCATCGGACTGTAA